From a region of the Nonlabens sp. Hel1_33_55 genome:
- a CDS encoding glycoside hydrolase family 99-like domain-containing protein, protein MPENKIKSIAIHLPQFHPIPENDGWWGKGFTEWTNVVKARPLFEEHYQPHLPADLGFYDLRLEESRLAQEKLAKDYGIYGFCYYHYWFTGKKILETPLNRKRQNKKEDLPFMMCWANENWTRVWNGGDKDVLLEQKYSSEDDLNHIHHLFEYFKDDRYIKVDGKPVFIVYRPDLFPDMTATLSLWRNEAQKAGFPDLYLGNALSFEDEQGIFDFSIDFQPKFSERPQPLSYSRMKNYIRAAKNKLGLNDSNSLDLVYDYDDFVDLQISKSFKEKKYPGITPGWDNTARRKEGYFVLHDSTPEKYEKWLDHIVTNYPWNDMPESFLFINAWNEWAEGNHLEPCAKWGLDYLETTNKVLKNN, encoded by the coding sequence ATGCCTGAAAACAAAATCAAATCTATAGCCATTCATTTACCGCAGTTCCATCCCATTCCTGAAAATGATGGTTGGTGGGGAAAAGGGTTCACGGAATGGACCAATGTTGTGAAAGCAAGGCCATTGTTTGAAGAACATTATCAACCTCATCTACCCGCAGATTTAGGTTTTTATGATTTACGATTGGAAGAATCCCGACTTGCACAGGAAAAGCTGGCAAAGGATTATGGCATTTATGGATTTTGTTATTACCACTATTGGTTTACGGGTAAGAAAATACTTGAAACACCATTAAATCGCAAGCGGCAAAATAAAAAAGAGGACCTACCTTTCATGATGTGTTGGGCAAATGAAAACTGGACCAGAGTCTGGAATGGCGGTGATAAAGATGTTTTATTGGAACAAAAGTATTCCAGCGAGGATGATTTGAACCATATCCACCATCTTTTTGAATATTTTAAAGACGATAGATATATCAAAGTAGATGGTAAACCTGTATTTATTGTTTATCGACCTGACCTTTTTCCAGACATGACAGCCACGCTATCTTTGTGGAGAAATGAAGCTCAAAAAGCCGGATTTCCAGATCTATATCTAGGGAACGCTCTCTCATTTGAAGATGAGCAAGGCATATTTGATTTCAGCATCGATTTTCAACCTAAGTTTTCAGAACGACCACAACCACTTAGTTATTCTAGAATGAAAAACTATATAAGAGCGGCAAAGAATAAATTAGGATTAAACGACTCTAACAGTCTTGATTTGGTTTATGACTACGATGATTTTGTGGATTTACAAATCAGCAAAAGTTTTAAGGAAAAAAAGTATCCAGGAATTACTCCAGGTTGGGACAATACTGCCAGACGCAAGGAAGGATATTTTGTCCTTCATGACTCCACTCCAGAGAAGTATGAGAAATGGCTTGATCACATCGTGACAAACTATCCATGGAATGATATGCCAGAATCGTTTTTATTTATAAATGCTTGGAATGAGTGGGCAGAAGGCAATCATTTAGAACCATGTGCAAAATGGGGTCTTGATTATTTGGAGACAACTAACAAGGTCCTGAAAAATAACTAA
- a CDS encoding glycosyltransferase family 2 protein codes for MEQQLLTIVIPNRNRDLKTVRRSLDSIQPQLGKGVELWLVDYGSSLSYQDKLQTLLLSFPKVRILLCPVQGQLWNKSRCINMILKEATSTYFMVCDMDMIWHPRFLDEQSQKWQRDQANYYSVGMLTEEESQKNQKFDDYAISFKSSREATGITVFDTEALKSINGFDEFYHGWGAEDTDAHDRFKNAGFKVKFESISTYFLHQWHLRDYRSTISFAPFHKYLERINDRYSEFTRDLNRIKANEAQEWGVMCGKNAYEMLQSPDIRLEVKPFQHEIIGIVNQLLEINIPQTVHITVQTEPLIHIMKARLKSIIGKGKPSLYMSMEHVNERFLEMLVSFTRNHPYKYKFDRQKRRLDFIIRLNNHA; via the coding sequence TTGGAACAACAATTGCTGACCATCGTGATCCCTAATCGCAACCGTGATCTCAAAACGGTTAGGCGCAGTCTGGATTCCATCCAGCCGCAGTTGGGAAAAGGTGTTGAATTATGGTTAGTAGATTATGGGAGTAGTCTGAGTTATCAAGACAAACTTCAGACCTTACTCCTCAGCTTTCCTAAAGTTCGAATACTTCTATGTCCAGTACAAGGTCAGTTGTGGAATAAATCCCGATGTATCAATATGATACTTAAAGAAGCGACAAGCACATATTTTATGGTATGTGACATGGATATGATATGGCACCCTAGATTCCTGGATGAGCAGAGCCAAAAATGGCAGCGTGATCAAGCAAACTATTATAGTGTAGGAATGTTAACAGAGGAAGAGAGTCAGAAAAATCAAAAATTTGATGATTACGCCATTAGTTTTAAATCTTCTAGAGAGGCAACGGGAATTACGGTATTTGATACAGAGGCATTGAAATCCATCAATGGATTTGATGAATTTTATCACGGTTGGGGAGCCGAGGATACAGATGCACACGACCGTTTTAAGAATGCGGGTTTCAAAGTGAAGTTTGAATCAATTTCCACGTACTTTCTTCACCAGTGGCACCTGAGGGATTACAGATCTACCATCAGTTTTGCGCCATTTCATAAGTATCTGGAACGCATCAATGACAGGTACAGCGAATTCACTAGGGATTTGAACCGTATCAAAGCGAACGAAGCTCAAGAATGGGGAGTGATGTGCGGCAAAAATGCGTATGAAATGCTTCAAAGCCCTGATATTAGACTAGAAGTAAAACCTTTTCAACATGAAATTATAGGTATTGTAAATCAATTGCTGGAAATCAACATACCACAGACCGTTCACATAACGGTGCAAACTGAACCTCTTATACACATAATGAAGGCCAGATTGAAATCTATTATCGGTAAAGGAAAACCATCCTTATATATGTCTATGGAGCATGTCAACGAGCGTTTTCTTGAAATGCTAGTTTCCTTTACTCGCAATCATCCTTATAAATATAAATTTGATCGACAGAAGAGGCGTTTAGATTTCATCATACGTTTAAACAACCACGCTTGA
- a CDS encoding glycosyltransferase family 2 protein has translation MTDSTYSQRNTVRDDNSIVVVSVFLLTFNQKSYIAQTLDSILEQKTQFSYEIVIGDDASTDGTSEICLQYKERYTDQIDYVRHGTNMGLIANFVDTAKRLKGKYVAICDGDDYWTDPLKLQKQVDFLDNNTEFAIVGTHCAYEDGDNIFTAKQDNTIASYTVEQMALKNRISAPTSLFKNFDRLQDLPSYFLNFPYGDWPVYLMVLHSTGSKAAKIPDISAVYRRQIGVSASMRLNAVEVSSKNVLILEELINDKQLSSVKTQLIKGLIKNKRELITALNRKGAYMKAIGKFIGLMQYQARWAHVKWYFYSIKTSMNK, from the coding sequence TTGACTGACTCAACATACAGCCAAAGGAATACGGTACGCGATGATAATTCAATCGTTGTTGTCAGTGTATTTTTGCTCACCTTCAATCAGAAATCCTATATCGCTCAAACGCTGGATTCTATACTTGAACAGAAGACGCAATTTTCATATGAGATTGTGATAGGTGATGATGCTAGTACAGACGGTACATCTGAGATCTGTTTGCAATACAAAGAGAGATATACAGATCAGATTGATTATGTGCGCCACGGGACCAATATGGGACTAATTGCAAACTTTGTAGATACGGCAAAGAGACTCAAGGGAAAATATGTTGCTATCTGTGATGGTGATGATTACTGGACAGACCCTTTAAAACTTCAAAAGCAAGTCGATTTTTTAGATAACAATACAGAGTTTGCTATTGTTGGAACTCATTGTGCATATGAGGATGGTGATAATATTTTTACAGCAAAACAGGATAATACAATCGCATCCTATACTGTTGAGCAGATGGCATTAAAGAATAGAATAAGCGCTCCCACATCGTTATTCAAAAATTTTGATCGTTTACAGGATTTGCCCTCGTATTTTTTAAATTTTCCTTACGGCGACTGGCCGGTATATTTAATGGTTCTCCATTCTACTGGATCAAAGGCAGCAAAAATTCCTGATATTAGCGCGGTTTATCGTAGGCAAATAGGCGTGAGTGCAAGTATGCGCCTCAATGCAGTGGAAGTATCCTCAAAAAATGTTTTGATTCTTGAAGAATTAATAAATGATAAACAGTTGTCAAGCGTAAAAACACAGCTTATTAAGGGGCTAATCAAAAATAAAAGAGAACTGATAACTGCGCTAAACAGAAAGGGTGCTTATATGAAAGCTATCGGCAAGTTTATTGGACTGATGCAGTATCAAGCAAGATGGGCTCACGTTAAATGGTATTTTTATTCCATTAAAACCTCGATGAATAAATAA
- a CDS encoding glycosyltransferase family 4 protein → MKILMVSMNSIHFRRWSEQLRNSGHEVFWFDVLDQGYAPSMSWMTQITDWKKGFLKSRGRTLFKKKLPTLFNFLSNRFDHRVDTVFEKTLKVVQPDVVHSFALYVSCTPIYNVMAKFQQIKWIYSSWGSDLYYYKNETSYLEDIKRILPRIDFLFTDCHRDHQTAVNLGFSGKFLGVFPGGGGFDLEFIESQTIPYTMRDVILVKGYENRSGRSVKVLLALEQIADSLSNFKVVVFGAEDPAVLRFRESDIPNIQIHHLLPHKKILKLMGSAMIYIGNSNSDGMPNTMLEAMCAGAYVIQSNPGGSTEEIIENGTNGSLINDCEDVEQIKSVINKALLSVEHRSKAVSFNNNELAPKLDRDLVISQVIDAYHQVAEG, encoded by the coding sequence ATGAAGATATTGATGGTTTCGATGAATTCGATTCACTTCCGCAGGTGGAGTGAGCAGCTGCGTAATAGCGGTCATGAGGTATTCTGGTTCGATGTATTGGATCAGGGCTATGCGCCTTCAATGAGCTGGATGACCCAGATAACGGATTGGAAGAAGGGATTTTTAAAAAGCCGTGGACGTACGTTGTTTAAAAAGAAGTTGCCAACGCTATTTAATTTCTTATCCAATAGATTCGACCATAGAGTAGATACTGTTTTTGAAAAAACACTGAAAGTTGTGCAGCCAGATGTTGTTCATAGTTTTGCATTATATGTTTCGTGCACGCCCATTTATAACGTGATGGCTAAATTTCAACAAATCAAATGGATCTACAGCTCATGGGGTAGTGATTTATATTATTACAAAAACGAAACATCCTACTTAGAGGACATTAAGAGAATATTGCCCAGAATTGATTTTCTGTTTACGGATTGCCATCGGGATCATCAGACTGCGGTGAACTTGGGGTTTTCTGGCAAGTTTTTGGGAGTGTTCCCGGGCGGTGGCGGTTTTGATCTGGAATTTATTGAATCACAAACAATTCCTTACACAATGCGCGATGTCATTCTAGTAAAGGGATATGAAAATAGATCTGGACGATCTGTAAAAGTTCTGCTCGCTCTGGAACAAATTGCAGATTCTCTAAGTAATTTCAAAGTGGTGGTTTTTGGAGCAGAGGATCCTGCAGTATTACGTTTTCGTGAAAGCGATATTCCCAACATTCAGATTCACCATTTGCTACCCCATAAAAAAATTTTAAAATTGATGGGTTCTGCTATGATATATATAGGAAACTCCAATAGTGATGGGATGCCTAACACTATGTTGGAGGCGATGTGTGCCGGCGCTTATGTCATTCAATCTAATCCGGGTGGTTCAACTGAAGAAATCATTGAGAATGGAACGAATGGCAGTTTGATCAATGATTGTGAAGATGTAGAGCAAATTAAATCAGTAATCAATAAAGCCTTACTTTCTGTAGAGCATCGATCAAAGGCAGTCTCGTTTAATAATAACGAATTAGCACCAAAATTGGATCGAGATCTTGTCATTTCCCAAGTTATCGATGCATATCACCAAGTAGCGGAAGGATAA